GTCGCCGTAAAGCCCAAGTAGCGATGGAGTTCTTAATGACCTATGGTTGGGCAATTCTCATTGTTTTAACCGCTATTGCTGCACTCTCCTATTTTGGTGTTCTTGATCTTTCACGATTTTTGCCAGAGCGATGTAACTTCCCTGTTGGCTTGGACTGTCTTGATAAGCCAGCCCTTGACACGAGTAATGGCGTAATGAAACTAGCGTTAAAGAATAACCTTGGTTTTGATATAGAAATTCAGAACGATATTGATGGAACCGATGATTGTAATACAGTGGCCAGTGCTAATCTTACTATTGATGGTGTTCCAAAAACTCTTCCTTTGAATGTAACAAATAATGATCAGTTTATCATGAATATTGATTGTGGTGACATTAGTGAAGGGCCTTTTCGAACAGATATTACCTTCACATACAACAATTATGAGACGGGTTTAACCCATAAAATCGCTGGCAGTATCCGTGGCAATGCTAATTGATTTTCGTTAGTTTGGCTATGCTGCAACACGAAATTCCGTATCTTAAAATTCATCAAGAACACTTTGTATCTCTTGAACCGTTTCTTCCCATGAAAATCGTTCTCCGACAGTTTTGCGTGCATTTTCCCCTACTTTATTTCTCAGCTGCTCATCATCCAGCAGCCAGTTTAATTTAAGGGATAAGACAAACGGATTCTTTTTTGGGAAAAAGCATCCATTTTCCTTCTCGATAATGTACTCTTTCATATTACCAATAGGAGTGACAAGCACCGGAAGCCCACAGGCCATAGCTTCCATGGTTGCCAATGATGAGGTCTCTGTTAATGAAGGGAGTACATAGATGTCCATAGCTTGGAGATATGGTACAACCTTATTTTGACTACCAACAAAGAGGATATCTGCTCTTTTGCTGGATATTTCTTCATATTCTTTGATCCCAGAACCAACAATCAAAAGCTTTACGTCCTTACGCTTGGTTCTCAGTCGAACAAACGCTCGATAGAGGGTAATAAGATCCTTTTCTCGGCCAATCCTTCCTGAAAACCCTATCACCTTGTAGCTTGGATCAATCCCTATCTTTTGTTTTGCCATTGCTTTGTCTGTTGTGGGTTTGAATTTATTCGTGTCTGTTCCAAGTTGGATGATGACCTTTTTTGTTTCAATCTTCTCATGCATGAATAATTCAGAAACTTCAAGCGAAGGAACGAGTAAAAGGTCACACTTTCTGTACAGATTTCTTGCAAGGGCCTTTGCAAAGATTCTGATCAAGAATTTAAATTTGCCAACGCTTTTCGTAAACAATTCCCATTCAATTGAATGAATGTAGGAGATGACTGGTACTTTTGCATAATGTGCTGCATTGATCGCAGCGATACCTATAGGCCCTAATGTCTGGTTAAAAACTATATCGGCCTTTGTCACATACGCCTTTACTGTTTTCTGGGGGATCTTTGTCAAAGGAATGTCTGAAACCGCAAAAGGAGAGAGGGGAATTCTCACGATAGTTACGTTTTCTATGTCTTTTTTTTCTCCAGGAAAGTCAGGAACAATAAGGGTAATATCGTATTTTTCCTTTAACCGTGGAACCATCTCTGAGAGAAATCGGGCAATGCCATCCCAGCGTGGTAAAAAACAGTCTGATGTTATTAACAGCTTTTTCATGGTTTCTCTTGCCTGCTGCTTTATGAGGGATTATTCTTCACATCACTTGTTACTTTATTTTATAAAATACCTCAGCATATTTTGCATGATGTCGTAATCCATTGATAATTGCTTGGAGATAAACCTTCCAGAGGAGACTGATCATGGTCATTTTTTGGCTTTTATGGCGTGCGAAAGAATCGAGTTTAAGTGAAAAAGTATCTGAGATATCAACCACCAGCTTTGGAAGGTCTCGTTCCTTGAAGTTAAAGAGATTCCATACATTAAAGCTATACACCTCACAGTCTATCTTTTGTGTTATTTCGAGCACGGTTTCATAAACTACACGATGATCAGGATGAGGATCATCAAGAGAATGAGTAAAGATCTTTTTGGGTTGCTTCTCTGCAATAATAGCTTCCATCTGTTCTTTGATCCCTTTCTCTTGAATTTCTTCGCGAAAATGTCCTTCTTTTAAACCAAAAAAGAAGATATCCTTCCCGCCCAGAACTTTGTCAGATGCATGTGCCTCTTTTATTCGCATCTCAGCCGTAATCTCACCCTTCAACCAAGGATGGCTTTGCTCACCATAGGAAAAGATATAGGTGTACACCTCATACCCTTGCCTGGCATATTTTGCTAATGTTCCCCCAGCTCCGAGAATTTGGTCGTCGTTATGGGCACAAAACGTGATAATTGTATCTGCCATACACTCTTTCAAGAACAGGTTATTAATATAGTTTGCCTCAAATCGAACGTTTTATATAGGAGTTCAGCTTATAATTCTGTATGGATTATTGCCGGCTGAAAAAGAGGAAAGTATGGTATTGTTTAGTGACTTTTGCATGTTTGTTTGCTCTGGTTTTTTTCTTGCCATCAGCACGAGCAATAACCTTAACTGTTGAACCAAAAGCGCTCTCATTTCAGGATGCGTATCTTGGGGGATATTCTTCAAAGACCATTATCATTACCTCTGATAGTGAGCAGATAGTCGATGTTAATAGTAGTGTCAGCGGGCAAGCCAAAGACTGGATAACTATTGAACCAAAAACCGATCTTAGTGTTCGAAAAGATTCCCCGGTTATTTTTGATGTTGTTTTAACCCCTCCTCAGGATGTTTCTCCCGGGAGTTATGATGCACAGTTGACTATTTTTTTCTCCAGTCGGTATCTTCCAACGATTAGTGTCGAAAGAGAGACGTATCATACCATTGCCATCCGTATTCAGCTTTCTGCAACCGAGCATGAGGGTTTTGTCGTAGAAAATGTTACGGTGTTTGACACTGAAGTTGGCAGACCACTTGACCTTGCTCTTGTTCTGGCTAACGAAGGAAACCTTGAAGCTAATCCTGTAGTAACGATCAAAGTAAAGGATGGTGAGAGGGTTGTGGCAGTGAATGATTATACGACAAGCATTCCACCCTTGAACAAGAAACGCCTCAATCTTGCATTTCCTTTTGAATCTCCCCCAGGAAAATACATAACCGAACTCCTGTTCTTAGCGAACCATACCCTTGTACAACAAGAATCTCGATCGTTTGAGGTATTTTCCCAAGGAACGCTTCTGAAGAAAGGAAATCTTCTTGCCGTAGATGTTAATGAGCAAAATACTGTTGGAAATCCTATTACTATTGCAGGGTATTTTAAAAATAATGGAGAAACCTCGCTTAATGGGATACTTCGAGCAACGATTTATCGTGATAATGTGGAAGTATTTACTCTTGAGAGTGAGGAGTTTTATGTGCCTCTCGGAGATACAAAGACCGTTCATTTAATGTATACGCCCCAACAGGTAGGAACCTATCGTGTTGTGACTCAAGTGTACTATGAAGATACGGTAACTGATGAACAACAAGCTACCTTTAATGTTGTTGAGGAAGTCGTACCCTTAGGAATGAGTGCCATGGTTCTTGTTATCTCTTTTATTTTGGTATTATTTACCTTACGTATAGTGTCCAAAAAACACGTAGAACATGAATAATCCTTTACTCTTCCTTGGTGTCAGTATGACAAGTATCGTGCTGATTATTTTTCTTCTGATATATATTCTCTTCAAAAAAAAACGTATGAGACGATTTGTCCTCAGAAACGAAGAACTGGAAAAGTTTTTTTGAATTTCCAAACAAAACATGAGAAAAGCAGTCATTGTTGTTATTACGGTATTTATTATTGTCATAAGCTCACTTGTTTATCTCCTGATTCCTAATTCTGTAAATACGCTTGCATTTTCCGGAGAGGCATTTCTGCGTGGAGAACTCTACCGTTTGGTTACCTTCCCTTTCTCTCACGAAAATCTCTTTCATTTGGTCGAGAACATTGTTGCCTTGAGTGTTATTGCCTTACTTGCCTATGAGCTTCATTTTCATGGTTTTGACTTTCTTCTTGTGTTTTTTGGTGCTGGCCTTCTTCTTGCGTTTGCTGATCTTCTTTTTTTTCCGGCGATCATCCTTGCAGGCACATCGTTAGGAATATACGCAGTGCTTGGTACATTGGTGCTGAAGGGAGATAAGTTCCTGCCAAAAAAACTTATGATCCCCTTGTTAATATTTTCAATTTTTTCGAAACTTTTATATGATCTTTACACTTGTCAGAGTTGTATTACCCAAGAAACAGTGAATCAAGCATTGTTTCATTTTTTTGGATTTGGCACAGGAATGATCATTTGTGTTATGATCAAAGGAATGAAGGAGCGGAAAGTGGCATTTTTATATAGTGATGATGATTAGTCCTCTGAGGTGAAATTATGGAACAGATCAAAACTGGCGTTCAAGGCATGGATGAACTTTTAGGAAATGAAGGATTTCCTAAAGGAAGAACGATTCTTGTTTCGGGTAATAGTGGAGCAGGAAAGACTATCTTTGGTTGTCAATTTTTGATGGAAGGTTTGCGGAATAATGAACCCGCGGTTATGATTACGCTTGAGCAAAGTAAGCACAAGCTGATTGAGGATATGAAAACAATTGGTATTGATTTAGCTCAGATGGAACGTTTGGGGAAATTAACACTTATTGGTGGCTCATTAGGAAAAGTAAGACTTTTTAAAGAGAGAACTCGCGCAGAGATGAATGATATTATTGGAGAAATTGAAGAAGTTACCACTAAAGCAAAA
This region of Candidatus Woesearchaeota archaeon genomic DNA includes:
- a CDS encoding PIG-L family deacetylase, with amino-acid sequence MADTIITFCAHNDDQILGAGGTLAKYARQGYEVYTYIFSYGEQSHPWLKGEITAEMRIKEAHASDKVLGGKDIFFFGLKEGHFREEIQEKGIKEQMEAIIAEKQPKKIFTHSLDDPHPDHRVVYETVLEITQKIDCEVYSFNVWNLFNFKERDLPKLVVDISDTFSLKLDSFARHKSQKMTMISLLWKVYLQAIINGLRHHAKYAEVFYKIK
- a CDS encoding glycosyltransferase family 4 protein yields the protein MKKLLITSDCFLPRWDGIARFLSEMVPRLKEKYDITLIVPDFPGEKKDIENVTIVRIPLSPFAVSDIPLTKIPQKTVKAYVTKADIVFNQTLGPIGIAAINAAHYAKVPVISYIHSIEWELFTKSVGKFKFLIRIFAKALARNLYRKCDLLLVPSLEVSELFMHEKIETKKVIIQLGTDTNKFKPTTDKAMAKQKIGIDPSYKVIGFSGRIGREKDLITLYRAFVRLRTKRKDVKLLIVGSGIKEYEEISSKRADILFVGSQNKVVPYLQAMDIYVLPSLTETSSLATMEAMACGLPVLVTPIGNMKEYIIEKENGCFFPKKNPFVLSLKLNWLLDDEQLRNKVGENARKTVGERFSWEETVQEIQSVLDEF
- a CDS encoding rhomboid family intramembrane serine protease, with the translated sequence MRKAVIVVITVFIIVISSLVYLLIPNSVNTLAFSGEAFLRGELYRLVTFPFSHENLFHLVENIVALSVIALLAYELHFHGFDFLLVFFGAGLLLAFADLLFFPAIILAGTSLGIYAVLGTLVLKGDKFLPKKLMIPLLIFSIFSKLLYDLYTCQSCITQETVNQALFHFFGFGTGMIICVMIKGMKERKVAFLYSDDD